In uncultured Umboniibacter sp., a single window of DNA contains:
- the secE gene encoding preprotein translocase subunit SecE — translation MTEQNEAQESSFDALKWVFVVILVGAAIATNVYLDAYSSWVRWGGIAALSVVAAGIALLTAKGKGFLVSLAASRSELRKVIWPTRKETNQTTLIVLVVVVIMGIILYFIDMLLGWAISSIIS, via the coding sequence ATGACAGAACAAAACGAAGCGCAAGAATCAAGTTTCGACGCCCTTAAGTGGGTTTTTGTCGTTATTTTGGTTGGAGCGGCAATTGCAACGAACGTCTATTTAGATGCATACTCTTCATGGGTTCGTTGGGGTGGTATCGCAGCGCTATCTGTTGTTGCAGCGGGTATTGCATTGCTAACTGCGAAAGGAAAGGGTTTTTTGGTGTCGCTGGCAGCTTCGCGCAGTGAACTACGCAAGGTTATTTGGCCTACGCGTAAGGAAACAAATCAAACAACCTTGATTGTCCTGGTAGTAGTTGTCATCATGGGCATCATTTTGTATTTCATTGATATGCTCCTTGGTTGGGCAATCTCTTCAATTATTAGCTAG